A genomic window from Fibrobacterota bacterium includes:
- the modA gene encoding molybdate ABC transporter substrate-binding protein, which translates to MHRTSICLLLWGFVFQAGAQITVAAAANVKPALEEIKSSFEKVTGSSVKVVYGASGKFASQIRSGAPFDVFVAADVSFPDSVVAWKLAEGKPVVYALGTVVLWTSIADLDPSKGPVILRDPRVRKIGVADPKVAPYGREAMKAIEASGAAAEIKPKIVWGENLAQATQYAVTGAVEAAFSGKSYAMELFAGKGKWADVDPSLVAPIPQAAVVLKYGKVNNPKLSQSFVAYLSSPAAQASWKKFGYKLP; encoded by the coding sequence ATGCATCGCACATCCATTTGTCTGCTGCTCTGGGGCTTCGTTTTCCAGGCAGGCGCCCAGATCACGGTGGCGGCGGCGGCCAACGTCAAGCCCGCGTTGGAGGAAATCAAGTCCTCCTTTGAAAAGGTCACCGGATCCAGCGTGAAGGTGGTCTACGGCGCTTCCGGCAAGTTCGCTTCCCAGATCCGTTCGGGCGCGCCCTTCGATGTCTTCGTGGCCGCCGACGTCTCCTTTCCGGATTCTGTCGTCGCTTGGAAGTTGGCGGAAGGCAAGCCTGTGGTGTACGCTCTGGGCACTGTGGTTCTGTGGACCTCCATCGCCGACCTGGATCCATCCAAAGGACCGGTGATCCTGCGCGATCCTCGAGTGAGGAAGATCGGTGTGGCCGATCCGAAGGTGGCTCCCTACGGGCGCGAGGCCATGAAGGCCATCGAGGCTTCCGGGGCCGCTGCGGAGATCAAACCGAAAATTGTCTGGGGCGAGAACCTCGCCCAGGCGACCCAATACGCGGTGACCGGAGCGGTGGAAGCCGCGTTTTCAGGAAAGTCGTATGCCATGGAGTTGTTCGCGGGCAAGGGGAAGTGGGCCGATGTGGACCCCTCGCTGGTGGCTCCCATTCCGCAAGCAGCGGTGGTGCTCAAGTACGGAAAGGTCAACAACCCGAAGCTTTCGCAGTCGTTCGTGGCCTATCTGTCCAGTCCAGCGGCACAGGCCTCGTGGAAGAAGTTCGGATACAAGTTGCCGTAG
- a CDS encoding ATP-binding cassette domain-containing protein, whose translation MKAVELEIDAGRDREGNPETFGTLHLRTGDLVALVGPTGSGKSRLLADIEWLSQGDSPTGRHVRIHHADGTEPSDNPLHRVAQLSQSMQFTLDLDVGSFLQLHARAREVPDPHEAVARVVESACTLCGESFSVATHLSALSGGQSRALMISDTAILARAPVVLVDEVENAGVDRRRAMDLLVSEDKIVLLATHDPLLALLAPWRLVFSHGGIRSVRERTESEEELLHEFELLDQRQGEVRERLRGGHSAVAGED comes from the coding sequence ATGAAGGCGGTGGAATTGGAGATCGATGCGGGTCGCGACCGCGAAGGAAATCCCGAAACATTCGGAACCCTCCACCTGCGCACCGGGGATCTCGTGGCGCTGGTAGGTCCGACAGGGTCCGGCAAGAGCCGGCTGCTGGCGGACATCGAATGGCTCTCCCAAGGCGACAGCCCGACCGGCAGGCACGTGCGAATCCACCACGCCGATGGAACGGAGCCATCCGACAATCCCCTGCACCGCGTGGCCCAACTTTCCCAGAGCATGCAATTCACGTTGGATCTGGATGTCGGTTCGTTCCTGCAGCTGCATGCCCGGGCGAGGGAAGTGCCGGATCCGCACGAGGCGGTGGCGCGAGTGGTGGAATCCGCGTGCACCCTCTGCGGCGAGTCATTTTCTGTCGCCACGCACCTTTCCGCCCTTTCCGGCGGCCAGTCGCGCGCATTGATGATCAGCGACACAGCCATCCTCGCACGAGCGCCAGTGGTGTTGGTCGACGAAGTGGAAAACGCCGGGGTGGATCGGCGCAGAGCCATGGACCTGCTGGTGTCCGAAGACAAAATCGTCCTTCTGGCCACCCACGACCCGTTGTTGGCCCTGCTGGCGCCGTGGAGGCTCGTCTTTTCCCATGGAGGGATCCGGTCCGTGCGGGAACGCACCGAATCGGAGGAGGAACTCCTGCACGAATTCGAGCTTCTCGACCAGAGGCAGGGCGAGGTACGGGAACGGCTCCGAGGCGGACATTCGGCGGTGGCTGGCGAAGACTAG
- a CDS encoding ABC transporter substrate-binding protein: protein MKGSFDALAMAEAMPWEAELALPCPVRVPLERAFDDALERGDLKPLRIRLEGHANKGEKADRDLAEAAPEDLPWLFLTPGVGWIYGKASRERLMDSGAFEDVSGWPPDDGPLAGLRDPERRITMLCANLTVLAVDDERAGDRKRLESWTDLFDPSWERGLALRGNGKTFCETTLLTLEEHFGYDAMDKIRRSVGGFGHPAQMVKALSKPGPDTPPAATLPLFFARLLPRREGLRIVWPAEGAIASPVSLFVRKRAPGRVMKLARWLCQREVADLCSGVGLPSAMPGSPWTISEGENLLSIGWDSIRGQDLAVRLERLQTLFEGAGT from the coding sequence ATGAAAGGATCTTTCGATGCCCTCGCGATGGCCGAGGCCATGCCCTGGGAGGCGGAACTCGCTTTGCCTTGCCCGGTGCGTGTGCCGTTGGAACGGGCCTTCGACGATGCTCTCGAGCGCGGCGACCTCAAGCCTTTGCGGATCCGGCTGGAGGGGCACGCGAACAAGGGGGAGAAGGCCGACCGGGATTTGGCGGAGGCGGCTCCTGAAGATCTCCCCTGGTTGTTCCTGACGCCCGGTGTGGGTTGGATCTACGGCAAGGCCTCGCGCGAGCGGTTGATGGACTCCGGAGCCTTCGAGGATGTCTCCGGATGGCCCCCCGACGACGGACCGTTGGCAGGACTGCGCGATCCAGAGAGACGAATCACCATGCTGTGCGCGAATCTCACCGTCCTGGCTGTCGACGACGAGCGCGCGGGCGATCGAAAACGGCTGGAGTCGTGGACCGATTTGTTCGATCCGTCCTGGGAACGGGGGCTGGCCCTACGGGGCAACGGCAAGACCTTCTGCGAAACCACTTTGCTGACGCTGGAGGAACACTTCGGATACGATGCCATGGACAAGATCCGTCGAAGCGTGGGTGGATTCGGGCATCCTGCCCAGATGGTCAAGGCGCTTTCCAAGCCGGGGCCAGACACCCCTCCTGCCGCGACCCTCCCGTTGTTCTTCGCACGGTTGCTTCCGCGTCGGGAAGGGCTTCGCATCGTGTGGCCCGCCGAAGGTGCTATCGCCAGTCCGGTGAGTCTGTTCGTGCGAAAGCGCGCTCCGGGCCGGGTGATGAAGCTCGCGAGGTGGCTCTGCCAACGGGAGGTGGCGGACCTTTGCTCGGGGGTGGGTCTGCCTTCGGCCATGCCCGGTTCGCCTTGGACGATCTCGGAAGGCGAAAATCTTCTGTCGATCGGATGGGATTCCATCCGTGGACAGGACTTGGCGGTTCGACTGGAACGTCTCCAGACCTTGTTCGAAGGAGCGGGAACCTAG
- a CDS encoding SagB/ThcOx family dehydrogenase, whose protein sequence is MASFLERYHELTKYDPRTIEHSAPPNWQAQPQAWKTIQGKEYEDIRPHLTFLTEFADEQGSGRYPDPSPRLDLAALARVSWFASGVSAMGGSAQDPHLYRTNPSAGGLYPIEQYWIVLDVEGMDSGIWQFHAPGFALVPVWKGNFRAEASAALFGAALSENVAAVAVLTGIFSRGSWRYGERAYRRILLDAGHLEGNLLEAVRREGFEACPYSGFHDAGLSELLFPEEDEVPLLAVTVGKSLDRKFPRALRNPEPDPTEVQAAVAHGMMQWKAHHLARIPALLDAPFEPTSLPNRQPGLEYLDLPEPVLPGGIVKAAVDRRSCRSFAWAPATIAQLSTLLAWSRIPDGEQLAPFGLLDTWIVVNSVLGLDPGIYHWDPESHALACLRVGQYREDSLKMCLGQELGGNASFLVVHTAPLSLAVDVLGERAYRPLCMDAGHFGERLNLVAQAMGLGASGIGGYFDDMVNETIGQELSNAILYVTTVGEPG, encoded by the coding sequence ATGGCAAGCTTTCTCGAGCGCTACCACGAACTGACCAAATACGATCCTCGAACCATCGAGCATTCCGCGCCGCCCAACTGGCAGGCGCAGCCGCAGGCGTGGAAGACCATCCAGGGCAAGGAATACGAGGACATCCGGCCCCACCTGACGTTCTTGACGGAATTTGCTGACGAGCAGGGCTCCGGAAGGTATCCCGATCCGTCGCCACGCCTGGACCTGGCCGCGTTGGCGAGGGTGTCGTGGTTCGCCTCGGGAGTGAGTGCCATGGGTGGATCGGCACAGGATCCGCACTTGTATCGGACCAACCCGTCGGCGGGTGGCCTCTATCCGATCGAGCAATACTGGATCGTGCTGGACGTGGAAGGAATGGACAGTGGAATCTGGCAGTTCCATGCGCCGGGATTCGCCCTGGTTCCCGTCTGGAAAGGAAATTTCCGCGCGGAGGCTTCCGCGGCGCTCTTCGGTGCCGCCTTGTCGGAAAATGTCGCCGCCGTGGCTGTTTTGACGGGCATCTTCTCGCGGGGTTCCTGGCGTTACGGAGAGCGCGCCTACCGGCGGATCCTGCTGGATGCTGGCCATCTGGAGGGAAATCTCCTGGAAGCCGTCCGTCGCGAAGGCTTCGAAGCGTGTCCGTATTCTGGATTCCACGACGCCGGCTTGTCGGAACTGTTGTTTCCTGAAGAAGATGAGGTGCCCCTGCTGGCCGTGACGGTCGGAAAAAGCCTGGACAGGAAGTTTCCTCGCGCGTTGCGAAATCCCGAACCCGATCCCACCGAGGTCCAGGCGGCGGTGGCGCACGGGATGATGCAATGGAAGGCCCATCATCTGGCGCGCATTCCGGCCCTGTTGGACGCGCCCTTCGAGCCGACATCCCTTCCAAACAGGCAACCAGGGCTCGAATATCTCGATCTGCCAGAACCTGTCCTGCCGGGGGGGATCGTCAAGGCGGCGGTGGATCGACGCTCGTGCCGGTCGTTCGCGTGGGCTCCGGCCACGATCGCGCAGCTTTCGACCCTTCTGGCCTGGAGTCGGATTCCGGATGGCGAGCAATTGGCGCCATTCGGATTGCTCGATACCTGGATCGTGGTGAACTCGGTGCTGGGGCTGGATCCTGGGATCTACCACTGGGATCCCGAGTCGCACGCCCTGGCCTGCTTGCGCGTGGGGCAGTACCGGGAGGACAGCCTGAAGATGTGCCTGGGACAGGAATTGGGAGGCAACGCCTCGTTTCTGGTGGTTCATACCGCTCCACTCTCGCTTGCGGTCGATGTCCTGGGGGAACGGGCCTACCGCCCTCTGTGCATGGACGCCGGCCACTTCGGGGAACGATTGAACCTGGTCGCCCAGGCGATGGGGCTCGGAGCCTCCGGAATCGGCGGGTATTTCGACGACATGGTGAACGAAACCATCGGACAGGAACTCTCCAACGCGATTCTCTACGTGACCACCGTGGGAGAGCCGGGGTAG
- the nrfA gene encoding ammonia-forming cytochrome c nitrite reductase, translated as MKPLQEWFKNPMLAGALFLATVGVGVGVGLLLTSVATRKAESRFAYTTKADIAPDESRSEVWGKAYPLEYESWKETSDTGFRSKHGGSAFRDVLAEDPRMVVLWAGYAFSKEYNQSRGHAYAVQDVRNILRTGAPNDTDKGPQPGTCWACKSPDVPRLMAKMGDSAFYGAKWSDLGAQVVNPIGCLDCHDPKTMALRISRPALADAFMRQGKDITKATHAEMRSLVCAQCHVEYYFKGPNKHLTFPWDSGMTVDKMEAYYDSANFTDWTHALSKAPMLKAQHPDFEVFKMGIHGQRGLACADCHMPYKTEGGMKFSDHHIRSPLSNVANSCQVCHRESAEELTRNVEERQDKIQQSRIQLEDVLVRAHLEAKAAWEAGADTAAMKPILRLIRKAQWRWDFATAGNGNSFHAPLEIGRMLANGITLGQEARIKLARVLSDRGVKTEVPYPDIATKAKAHELIGLKMDKLNAEKQTFLTKVVPVWLQKAKAREDSLPK; from the coding sequence ATGAAACCCCTGCAGGAATGGTTCAAGAATCCAATGCTCGCGGGAGCGCTCTTTCTGGCCACAGTGGGCGTCGGTGTCGGCGTCGGGTTGCTCCTGACCTCGGTGGCCACCCGCAAAGCCGAATCCCGTTTCGCCTACACCACCAAGGCGGACATCGCCCCGGACGAGTCGCGCAGCGAGGTCTGGGGGAAGGCCTATCCGTTGGAATACGAGTCGTGGAAAGAGACCTCCGACACCGGCTTTCGCAGCAAGCATGGCGGATCTGCATTCCGCGACGTGCTTGCGGAAGATCCCCGGATGGTGGTGCTATGGGCGGGTTACGCCTTTTCCAAGGAATACAACCAATCGCGAGGCCATGCCTACGCGGTACAGGATGTCCGGAACATTCTCCGCACCGGAGCACCCAACGACACAGACAAAGGTCCTCAGCCGGGCACCTGCTGGGCTTGCAAGAGTCCCGATGTCCCGCGCCTGATGGCCAAGATGGGCGACAGCGCCTTCTACGGCGCCAAGTGGTCGGATCTGGGGGCGCAAGTCGTCAATCCCATCGGTTGCCTGGACTGCCACGACCCGAAGACCATGGCGCTACGGATTTCCCGTCCCGCCTTGGCGGACGCCTTCATGCGCCAAGGCAAGGACATCACCAAAGCCACCCACGCGGAAATGCGCTCCTTGGTCTGCGCCCAGTGCCACGTGGAGTACTACTTCAAGGGCCCCAACAAGCACCTGACCTTCCCGTGGGATTCGGGCATGACGGTGGACAAGATGGAAGCCTACTACGACTCGGCCAACTTCACCGATTGGACCCACGCGCTGAGCAAGGCGCCCATGCTCAAGGCCCAACATCCGGACTTCGAAGTGTTCAAGATGGGAATCCACGGCCAGCGGGGATTGGCTTGCGCCGACTGCCACATGCCCTACAAGACCGAGGGCGGCATGAAGTTCTCCGATCACCACATCCGCAGCCCGCTGTCGAATGTGGCCAATTCTTGTCAAGTCTGCCACCGCGAATCGGCCGAAGAGCTGACCCGCAACGTGGAAGAACGCCAAGACAAGATCCAGCAGTCGCGCATCCAGCTGGAAGACGTCTTGGTGCGCGCCCACTTGGAGGCCAAGGCGGCCTGGGAAGCCGGCGCCGACACCGCGGCGATGAAGCCCATTCTAAGGCTCATCCGCAAGGCCCAGTGGCGCTGGGACTTCGCGACCGCCGGAAACGGAAACTCTTTCCATGCTCCGCTGGAGATCGGCCGGATGCTCGCCAACGGCATCACTCTGGGGCAGGAGGCGCGCATCAAGCTGGCCAGAGTGCTTTCGGATCGCGGCGTGAAAACGGAAGTTCCCTATCCCGACATCGCCACCAAGGCTAAGGCCCACGAGTTGATCGGCTTGAAGATGGACAAGCTCAACGCCGAGAAACAGACGTTCCTCACCAAGGTGGTGCCGGTCTGGCTGCAGAAGGCCAAGGCGCGGGAAGATTCCTTGCCCAAGTAG
- the nrfH gene encoding cytochrome c nitrite reductase small subunit, whose translation MGSLLSVLIPPPRWRLPVAAVLGLTAGIGGVVFYQSRAWSYLQDDPKACINCHIMIPQYSTWQHSSHGRVASCNDCHVPHTSLAAMYYFKAKDGLRHSTLFTLGMEQQVIRITEPSVAVVQQNCLRCHGNLNSEVSTSKVMGPTKSHGEGKLCWECHREVPHGRVTSLSSVPNARMQLEAPTIPDWMNIKPTDHDGVKK comes from the coding sequence CTGGGATCTCTCCTTTCCGTCTTGATTCCGCCTCCCCGATGGCGTCTGCCGGTGGCGGCGGTGTTGGGGCTCACGGCGGGGATCGGCGGGGTGGTTTTTTATCAATCGCGGGCGTGGTCGTATCTGCAAGACGACCCGAAGGCGTGCATAAACTGCCACATCATGATTCCCCAGTATTCCACTTGGCAGCACAGTTCCCACGGCCGCGTGGCCAGTTGCAACGACTGCCACGTGCCACATACGTCGCTGGCCGCCATGTATTACTTCAAGGCCAAGGACGGCTTGCGCCACTCCACCCTGTTCACGTTGGGCATGGAGCAACAGGTCATCCGCATCACCGAGCCCTCCGTGGCCGTGGTCCAACAGAACTGCCTGCGCTGCCACGGCAATCTCAACAGCGAAGTCTCCACCTCGAAGGTCATGGGACCAACCAAATCCCACGGCGAAGGCAAACTTTGCTGGGAGTGCCATCGCGAGGTGCCGCACGGAAGGGTGACGAGCCTTTCCTCCGTGCCCAACGCCCGGATGCAGCTGGAAGCACCGACAATTCCTGACTGGATGAACATCAAACCCACCGATCACGACGGAGTCAAAAAATGA
- the ccsA gene encoding cytochrome c biogenesis protein CcsA codes for MLNLSKSPWLQRLGSLRLTTALLLIVFLEVLVGTFVEARLGLWASHTYVFENWWGGLPLVCSIAAVNLIAAFLVRFRWKLRNAGLLTSHIGLVGLLLSGAVGIALTKSSNLDLGAGQTSAESQVGEAWELVVVEHAGGTIQTRGIELESLEPGLALQMGSPQDQLHVESVVGHGICDSLGLAQPLPAPKEASQRIPALSLSAPSPDGSVHRISLDGNRPMAGLPGGRGLLLRRAVLPLPFSVELISFRREVHPGSTRPKAFESRVRIREAGGAPREALIKMNHPLRLGNFTLYQSSWREGELPGQERTILAVVENPAGKLPYWATFLIAAGLIFHLAPRLRKPSAAGALLLALAAAAPTAHAAPQTRAVPPSLRELPIQLDGRVRTFETFASHTLMQLSGRSKIGTMEACEWLASVVLDPARVDSLAVFLVEHPDARDALGLEGKDRDRYPWSKLGPLGPMLLSFADGAARKPQDARTALDREFLRLSDAWQRYSDLRSALVFLRPESVNGGELLPGTPRNFLELALESPRHGAVLDSLTGIPDSSRTPTEKARLGAYQNTFRKAQAWEAISFPVLPVRDSVHLPWNSPAAELFGHGTADPDLRKALLDWKSLAANWATDPIQAEAAAKSLRAAAVASAGATVDLRAFRAESLHDKIRPFLWALVLLVVSGVLSFVALRKSKPAMTKVANAITLSAWFLVGIGLVLRMLVSGRPPVTNLYETFLFSAFVVIPVFLAATRLRGWVAGSFLAPLAGATLLVLARGFASRGDTMPVLVAVLDSNFWLTIHVLTITIGYGGVVAAGIAGHWHLLKLRAGSRDGSEIVRGLAAFGLLFTFVGTLLGGVWADQSWGRFWGWDPKENGALLIVLWVALMFHARSSGQIGTRGFSVGAVLSISTVLFAWFGVNLMGVGLHSYGFTEGTAWGLASYAVAEAVFLVWVLRTRKLPAPEA; via the coding sequence ATGCTCAATCTTTCCAAGTCTCCGTGGCTCCAGCGCCTGGGATCCCTCCGGCTCACCACAGCGCTCCTTTTGATCGTGTTCTTGGAGGTTCTGGTCGGCACCTTCGTGGAAGCACGCCTGGGTCTTTGGGCGTCCCACACCTACGTGTTTGAAAACTGGTGGGGAGGGCTGCCGTTGGTGTGCTCCATCGCGGCAGTCAACCTGATCGCCGCCTTCCTCGTGCGCTTTCGATGGAAACTTCGCAACGCGGGACTGTTGACCTCCCACATCGGCCTTGTGGGACTTTTGCTTTCCGGCGCAGTGGGGATCGCCCTCACCAAATCGAGCAATCTGGATCTGGGCGCCGGACAAACCTCGGCGGAATCGCAAGTGGGAGAAGCCTGGGAGCTGGTGGTGGTGGAACACGCCGGCGGGACCATCCAGACCCGCGGGATCGAACTGGAATCGCTCGAGCCCGGCCTCGCGCTCCAGATGGGCTCCCCGCAAGACCAACTTCACGTGGAGAGTGTGGTGGGACACGGCATCTGCGACAGTCTAGGGCTCGCCCAACCCCTTCCGGCCCCCAAGGAGGCTTCCCAACGAATCCCCGCGTTGTCGCTGTCCGCCCCATCGCCGGACGGCTCCGTCCACCGGATCTCCCTGGACGGAAATCGACCAATGGCCGGACTTCCAGGTGGGCGGGGACTCCTCTTGCGCCGAGCTGTTTTGCCGCTTCCCTTTTCCGTGGAGCTGATCTCGTTTCGACGCGAGGTCCATCCGGGCAGCACACGCCCAAAGGCCTTCGAGAGCCGGGTTCGCATCCGGGAGGCGGGGGGGGCGCCGCGCGAGGCCCTGATCAAAATGAACCATCCGCTTCGCCTCGGGAATTTCACGCTCTACCAGTCGTCGTGGCGCGAGGGCGAACTGCCCGGACAGGAACGCACCATCCTGGCCGTAGTGGAAAATCCCGCCGGCAAACTCCCTTATTGGGCCACCTTCCTGATCGCCGCGGGATTGATCTTCCATCTGGCTCCCAGACTCCGCAAGCCCTCGGCGGCAGGCGCCTTGCTGCTGGCTCTGGCAGCGGCGGCCCCCACGGCCCATGCCGCCCCTCAAACCCGGGCCGTTCCCCCTTCGCTTCGCGAACTGCCCATCCAGCTCGATGGCAGGGTCCGGACCTTCGAGACCTTCGCCAGCCACACCCTCATGCAACTGTCCGGACGCTCCAAGATCGGCACCATGGAGGCTTGCGAATGGCTGGCCTCCGTGGTGCTGGATCCCGCACGGGTCGACTCCCTTGCGGTGTTCCTGGTGGAGCACCCCGATGCCCGCGACGCCCTAGGCCTGGAAGGCAAGGATCGCGACCGTTACCCATGGAGCAAGCTTGGACCGCTCGGCCCCATGCTGTTGAGCTTCGCGGATGGCGCCGCGCGCAAACCCCAGGATGCGCGCACCGCCTTGGATCGCGAATTCCTGCGCTTGTCCGACGCATGGCAGCGATACTCCGACCTTCGATCCGCCCTGGTGTTCCTGCGGCCGGAATCTGTCAACGGCGGAGAACTTCTTCCGGGGACCCCGCGCAACTTCCTGGAGCTGGCCCTCGAGTCCCCTCGCCACGGCGCCGTCCTGGATTCGTTGACGGGAATCCCGGATTCCTCCAGGACCCCCACCGAAAAGGCCCGACTGGGAGCCTACCAGAACACCTTCCGCAAGGCCCAAGCCTGGGAGGCGATCTCGTTTCCGGTGTTGCCGGTGCGCGACAGCGTCCACTTGCCCTGGAACAGCCCCGCTGCCGAACTGTTCGGCCACGGCACCGCAGATCCGGACTTGCGCAAGGCGTTGCTGGATTGGAAATCGTTGGCGGCCAACTGGGCCACGGATCCCATCCAAGCGGAAGCCGCTGCCAAGTCGCTGCGCGCGGCGGCCGTCGCCAGCGCCGGAGCTACGGTGGATCTGCGCGCTTTCCGGGCGGAATCCCTACACGACAAGATCCGTCCCTTTCTTTGGGCGCTGGTCCTTCTGGTGGTTTCCGGGGTCTTGTCCTTCGTGGCGCTTCGCAAGTCCAAGCCCGCCATGACCAAGGTCGCCAACGCCATCACCCTATCGGCTTGGTTCCTGGTGGGCATCGGGCTCGTGCTGCGGATGTTGGTCAGCGGACGCCCCCCGGTGACCAACCTCTACGAGACCTTCCTCTTCAGCGCGTTTGTCGTCATCCCCGTCTTCCTGGCCGCGACGCGCCTTCGAGGATGGGTCGCGGGATCCTTCCTGGCGCCACTGGCGGGAGCCACGCTCCTGGTGCTGGCCAGGGGCTTCGCGTCCCGAGGCGACACCATGCCCGTGCTGGTGGCTGTGCTGGACTCGAACTTCTGGCTGACCATCCATGTACTGACCATCACCATCGGCTACGGTGGCGTGGTGGCCGCAGGGATTGCAGGCCATTGGCATCTACTGAAGCTTCGCGCCGGCAGCCGGGATGGGTCGGAAATTGTCCGCGGCTTGGCGGCCTTCGGATTGCTGTTCACGTTCGTCGGCACCCTGCTGGGCGGGGTGTGGGCGGACCAAAGCTGGGGTCGATTCTGGGGATGGGACCCCAAGGAAAACGGCGCCTTGCTGATCGTGCTGTGGGTGGCGCTGATGTTCCATGCCCGTTCCAGCGGACAGATCGGAACCCGAGGTTTTTCGGTGGGAGCCGTCCTCTCCATTTCCACTGTGCTGTTCGCGTGGTTTGGCGTGAACCTGATGGGTGTGGGACTGCACAGCTACGGCTTCACGGAAGGCACGGCCTGGGGTCTGGCCAGCTACGCGGTCGCCGAGGCGGTGTTCCTGGTCTGGGTGTTGCGCACAAGGAAACTTCCCGCGCCGGAAGCCTGA
- a CDS encoding hemerythrin family protein has protein sequence MNIFHWDEILESGDPEIDAQHRDLFQEANRLHESIMAGKGPEVITSIGCSIHRDAVHHFGVEERLMRSLQYPGLEDHIEDHRKFSDLLEGMVASGQKMTPLQIIQVFNSLIRDHILEVDLPMIRWVRMRRSPTFLGETVASALNPDF, from the coding sequence ATGAATATTTTCCATTGGGATGAAATCCTCGAATCAGGGGATCCCGAAATCGATGCCCAGCATCGGGATCTCTTCCAGGAGGCCAATCGCCTCCATGAATCGATCATGGCGGGGAAAGGTCCGGAAGTCATCACCTCGATCGGATGCTCCATCCATCGGGACGCGGTCCACCACTTCGGGGTGGAGGAGCGCTTGATGCGAAGCTTGCAGTATCCTGGGCTGGAAGACCACATCGAGGACCATCGGAAGTTTTCCGACCTCTTGGAAGGCATGGTTGCCTCAGGACAAAAAATGACTCCATTGCAGATCATCCAGGTTTTCAACTCGTTGATTCGAGATCATATCCTGGAAGTGGATCTTCCCATGATCCGGTGGGTCCGGATGCGCAGATCCCCCACGTTCCTGGGTGAAACCGTCGCATCCGCCCTGAACCCCGATTTCTGA